DNA sequence from the Schlegelella aquatica genome:
GGTAGAGCTCGGTGTCCGGGAATCGTCGGTGCTCGAGCGTGAGCCGCTCGGCCGACAGCCGGGCGGCCAGCCCCTCGGCCTGCGCCTCGGCGCCCGGCAGCGCGATGACCGCGGCGCTCGACGCCCGGGCGCAGAGGTGCCGCGTGGGGGACGCCTCGTTCATGTGTGCTCCTTCACCGCCACGATGGAGGGCTGCTGGTGCACGTAGTCCAGCGCGTAGCGCAGCTCGCCCGGCGTGTCGGCATGCAAGGTGAACAAGGGCTGCCCGCGCTCGACCGGATCGCCGAGCCTCACATGCAAAGTGGCCCCGGCGGCCGGGTCGCGCGGGGCACCGGCCAGCTTGGCCGCCCGCGCGATGCGGCGGTTGTCGATCTGAGTCACGACGCCGGGCCTGGCGGCCGTGACCGGCGCGAAGTAGGGGGCCACGGGCGGCACCCGCATGCCGCCCTGGGCGTCGCACAGCGAGACGAACTTCGCCAGGGCGCGCCCTTCGTCCAGGGTGCGCTGCGCCAGCAGGAATCCCTCGCCCGGGGCGGCTTTGCCCGCCATCTCGAGGACGGCGCCGGCGAGCAGCAACGCCCGTTCGCGCAGGTCCTGAGGGGCGTCGTGGCGGCGTTCGAGCACGGCGAGGACGTCCATGGCTTCCAGCGCGGGGCCGATTCCTCTGCCCACGGGTTGGGAGCCGTCGGTGAGCAGCGGCTCGACTTCCAACCCGATGGCGGCCCCGACGGTGACCAGCGCGTGCGCCAGGGACTGTGCGGCCTCGGCACTGCGGACCTTGGCCGTCGGCCCCACCGGCACGTCCACCAACACCTTCTGCGAACCGACAGCCGCCTTCTTGGACAGCACCGAAGCGACGAGCTGGGCGTCGCTGTCCAGGTCGAGCGGGCGCTCCACGCGGATCAGCACGTCGTCGGCGGGGCTCAGTTGGACGGCGCCGCCCCAAACGATGCAGGCTCCTTCGCGCTCCACGACGCGGCGCATCGCGGTCACATCGAGGGTCACGGGCGCCAGGGTCTCCATGGTGTCGGCCGTGCCGGCAGGCGAGGTGATGGCGCGCGAGGAGGTCTTGGGCATCAGCACCCCGCACGCGGCCACGATGGGCACCACCAGCAAGGTCGTGCGGTTGCCCGGAAGGCCGCCGACGCAGTGCTTGTCCATCACCGGCGCCGTGGGCCACTGCAAGCGCTCGCCGACGTCGATCATCGCGCGGGTCAGCGCGATCGTCTCGTCCATGTCCAAGCGCCCGCCGGCGCAGGCGGTGACGAAGGCGGCCAGGTGCAGGTCGGTCAGGCGTTGGGCGGCGATGTCCTGCATCAAGGCATGAAAAGCGCCGTAGTCGAGACGCGCGCCGTAGACCTTGGCGCGCAGGTGGCGCAGCGACTCGAGCATCTGCGGATGCCGCACCCGCAGCGGCACGCCCTCGTGCACTTTGAGCACCTTCCACGCCGCATCGGACAGCGCGATCTCGTCGTGGTGCAGCCAGTCGCTGTCGACCCGGTGCAAGATCGCCAGCACCCGGTGCTGGCCGTTGATCACCTCCACCTGCGCCTGGGCCTCGAAGCCCTCGGCACGGCAGACGTCGCAGTCGCTGCGCATGTAGACGACCGCCTGCTGGTAGGTGTCGATGTGCGCGCGCCGGGCGCGCAGAAAGTCGTGCCGAGGTGTCTCGGCGGGGCCGGCCTGGGAGGAGCCGGCAAGATCGGTAGTGGCCAAACCGTCACCTGCTGTGTGAAGGGGCCGGGCCGCTCACGGCGTCCCGGGTCGTCGCTGCTCGCCCGTCAGGGGCGCAGACTGCGCAATTGGGCCCGCAAGCGCGCGATCTCGTCCATCAGGTCCAGCGCCAGGGCCACGCCGGCGGCATTGACGTGCAGCTCGCGCATCAGGCGCACGGCGCGACGCGCCCGGGCGAGGGCCGCGGCGTCGAAACGCCAGTCCTGCGGGCGGTTTCCCGCCACGTCGAGCACCCCCTCGTGCACCAGCACCTCGATGGTCTGCTCGTCCGTGCCGCAAGCCAGGCACAGACGTTCGATGGTGACTTGGTAGTGAGCTTCCGCCCGGTAGGCGTGCGGCTCGTCGATGGACTGGTTCATCCGTCAGATCCCCCTCAGCGCTGCGCGCGGATCGAACCCCGGGAAAGCGGCCTCCAGCGCCCGGTACGCCTGCCGCGCCTGCTCGTTGAGGGGCTGCGGCTGCACGATCGAGACGACGGCATACAGGTCGCCTGCGGGCTCCCCGGGCAGCCCCTTGCCTTTGAGACGCAGCTTGCGCCCGCCGTGACTGCCGGCCGGGACGCTGAGCTTGACCGGGCCCTCGGGCGTCGGCACGTCCACTTGGGCACCGAGCGCGGCCTCCCACGGGGCGAGCGGCAGGTCGAAGTAGACGTCGCGCCCGTCCACGCGGAAGACCGGATGCGGACGGAACGCCACCTCGAGGTAGAGGTCGCCGGCTGGGCCTCCGTCGTAGCCCGGGCCGCCTTGGCCGGCCAGCCGCAGGTGCTGGCCCTCGCGTACGCCGCGGGGCAGCGCCACCTCCAGCCGCCGCTCGCGCATCTGGACGCCGCCGTGCTCGTCGAGCACGGGCATGCGCAAGGTGATCGTGTGCACGCCGCCCCGGTAGGCGTCTTCGAGGTCGATGAGCACGCGCGCGTGGTGGTCCTCGCCGCGCACACCGCCGCCCGAGCGGCGGAAATGGGCGCCCCGGCGGCGGGTGGCGCGGCCGAAGATCGCCTCGAAGAACTCGCTCGGGTCGAAGTCCTCGCCGAGATCGACGCCTTCGCCGCGAAATTCGTAGCCTCCGTCGGTGCCCGGCGGCACGTGGAACGACTCCCCGCGCTCCCACCGACGGAAGACCTCGTCGTAGGCCGCGCGCTTTTGAGGATCCTTCAGCACCTCGTAGGCCTCGGCGACCTCCTTGAAGCGCGCTTCGGCGTCCGCCTCCTTGCTCACGTCGGGGTGGTACTTCCGGGCGAGCTTGCGGTAGGCGCGCTTGATGTCTTCTTCGTCGGCCCCGCGATCGACGCCGAGGATGCGGTAGTAGTCCTTGAAGTCCATGGCCCTCCCGAGTATGGGGTCGGGGGCGCACACGCTCAAGGGCGCCACCCGTGGCTACGGTAGGGCCGTTGCGAGCCACGCGCCTTGACACAGCTCAAGACGCAGAGGCGGGCGCCCGGGTGGACGCCGGGTGGTGGACGCCGGGTGGTGACAGGGCCCCGCGGGGCGGGTCAGGACTTGGGCGCGGCGGCCAGACGGGCGTTGGCCTGCGCCAGCGCCCCTTCGTCGAGGCGGCCGGTCGCGGCATGAAGCTGCAGCCAGCGCAGCCACAGCTGCGTGCGCGCCTGGAGCAGGGCCAACTCGGCGGCCGCCGCGTCGTTCTCGGCATTGAGGAGGTCCAACGTGGTGCGGTCGCCCGCTTTGAGCCCCACCCGGGTGGCGTCCAGGCGGGCGCGGCCGGCTTGCAGGCCCGCCTCGAGCGCGGCCAGCCGGCTTTGCCCCAGGGTGACATCCAGCCACGCCCCGCGGGCCTGGAGCGCGGCCTCCTGCCGGGCGCGCTCCAGTTCGGCGCGCGCGCGTTCGACGAGGGCCTGCGACTCGGTGTGTCGGGCGCTGCGCCAGCCGCCGGTGTAGAGCGGAATGCGCACCTGCACGCCAATGGCGCGGTCCACCGCGGTGTGGCTCGCGTCGCCGAAATCGCCGCTGCCCGAGAGGCGGTCGCGCTTGGCCTGGGCCACCAGGTCCACCGTCGGCGAGAGCGCGGCCGAGGTCTTGCGCGCCTCCTCCTCGGCCACCTGCAGCTGGGCGATCGCCAGGCGCACCTGCGGATGCTCGGTGGCTGCGCGGCTCACCCACTCGTCCACCGTGCCCAGGCCGCTCATGTCGGCGGCCGCAGGCAACGCCCATTCGTCGAGCGCCGGGCGCAGGCCGGTCAGGTCCGCGAAGGCGGCCCGGGCCACCTCCAGCTGGGCCTCGGCGGCCGCGCGCTCGGCGCGCAAGGCGGCGGCGCGCGCCGTCGCCTCGTGCACGTCGGTGACGGGCCGGTCGCCGATGCGGAAACGGTCCTCGGCTTCCTGCCGCGCGCTCTCGACGGCTTCTTCCTGCCGGGCGAGGAGGCGCACGCGGGCCGCGGCCAATGCCACGTCGAAGTAGCGCTCGGCGGTGCGAATGAGCAGCGCATCACGGGCGGCCTGCCATTCCACCTCGGCAGCCTGGGCCGAGAGCCCGAGCTGGCGCGCCTGTGCCGAGCGCTCCCGGTCGTACAGAGGCTGGCGCAGCATCAGCGCGTAACGCGTGGCCGTGCCCCCGGTGACCGAGGTGTCGAAGCCCACGTCGGTGGACGAGCCGAAAGCCGGCGTGGCGAAGCGCGCGCCGCGGGTGGCGCTCTCGTTCGTCGCCGCACCGGCGCCGCCTTCGAGCACCACCTGAGGCCGCCACAGCGCCTTGGCCTGCTGCGCGCGCGCAGCGCCGGCGTCGCGCGCCGCTCGCGCGGCCGCGGTCTGGGCGTCGTGGGCAGACGCTGCCCGCCACGACTCCATCAGATCCAGCCCCCACGAGGGCCCGGCCGCCAAGGCGGCCCAGGCCATCACCGTCAATGCGCGCTTGCTCGGCATGGAGCCTCCCGATGCGTGCGGTGGTTCAGCAGCCGGGCTTCACACCCAGCTTGCGCAGGATGGTTTCGAGCAGGCACCAGCGGGTGAACGCGCTTTGCAGCAGGTTGGCGCCCACGAAGGCCGTGAAGGCCAGCCACCACGGGCTCACGAAGAGCGGGCTGCCCGGGATGCCGAGCGCCAGCGACAGCAGGATGAACACACCGGCGAACATGCGCACGAGTTGCCAAGAGGTCATGACGAAGCTCCTTCAGCGAGAGGTCGAGGAAAGGGCCGCGGCCTGCGGTCGGTGCCGGTAGGCCACGTAGTACAGCAAGGGGATCACCACCAGCGTCAGCAGCGTGCTGACGAAGATGCCGAAGATCAGGGACACGGCGAGCCCGTTGAAGATGGGATCGTCGAGGATGAAGAAGGCGCCCAGCATCGCGGCCAGAGCGGTCAGCACGATGGGCTGCGCGCGCGTGGCCGCCGAGCGCACCACCGCCCGCTCCAGCGGCACACCCTGCGACACCTCCAGGCGGATGAAGTCCACCAGCAAGATGGAGTTGCGCACGATGATGCCGGCCAGCGCGATCATGCCGATCATGCTGGTGGCCGTGAACTGGGCTCCGAGCAGGGCGTGGCCCGGCATCACGCCGACGATGGTCAGCGGGATCGGCGCCATGATGATGAGCGGCGTGAGGTACGAGCCGAACTGGGCGACGACGAGCAGGTAGATGAGGATCAGCCCTACGGCGTAGGCAGCGCCCATGTCGCGGAAGGTCTCGTAGGTGATCTGCCACTCGCCGTCCCACTTGAGGGCGTAGTCGCGCCAGGCTTCATCCGGCTGGCGGATGAAGTACTCCACCAGGCGTCCGCCACCCGGCGTCTGGAGCGCCTGCAGACGCTCGCGCATCTTGAACATGCCGTACAGGGGGCTGTCCACCTCGCCCGCCATGTCGCCGACCACGAAGTGCACCGGCAAGCCGTCCTTGTGATAGAGGGGCTGCTCGCGCACGGTGTCGCTCACCGTCACGAGCTCGCGCACCGGCACCACCTGGCCCGCCGCGCCGCGCACGCCCAGTTGCAGCAGGGCGTCGAGATCGCCGTGCCGCTCGGCGGGCAGCTGGATCACCGCGCCGGCGGGGTACTTGCTCTCGTCGTGCAGGTAGGCCGCGGGCTCGCCGGCCAAGCCTGCGCGCAGCGTGGCGACGATGGCGGCCTGCGGCACCCCGAGCAGGGCGGCCTTGCGCCGATCGACGAGCAACAGCAAGCGCCGCGCCTCGGCAATGCCCGAGTCGTCGACGTCGACCACGCCCGGCGTCTCCTCGAAGACCTTGCGCACGGCCTGCGCGACCTGCCGGCGGCCTTCGGCGGTCGGTCCGTAGATCTCGGCCACGATGGGCGAGAGCACGGGCGGGCCCGGGGGCACCTCGATGACCTTCACGTTGGCGCCATGCCGGCGACCGATCTCCTGCAAGGCCGGGCGCAGGCGGGTCGCGATCGCGTGGCTTTGCTCCTTGCGATGGCGCTTGTCGACCAGGTTGACCTGCAGGTCCCCCACCTCGCCGCCGGCTCGCAGGTAGTACTGGCGCACGAGGCCGTTGAAGTTGATCGGCGCGGCGGTGCCTGCGTAGGCCTGGTAGTGGGCCACCTCCGGCTGGCGCACCAGGTAGTCGCCCAGTTCGCGCAGCACCGCGGCGGTCTTTTCGACCGGCGTGCCGGCCGGCATGTCCACCACCACCTGGAACTCGGACTTGTTGTCGAAGGGCAGCATCTTGAGCACCACCCAGCCCAGGACCGGCAGGGCCAGCGAGACCGCGATCAGCGCGGCGACGGCCGCGCCCAGCAGCGCGCGGTTGCGCCCGCCGCGCCTGGCATCGAGCAGGGGCGCAAAGACGCGCTCGAACAGCCGCGAGATGCGGCCGCTCGGGCCGTGACCGCTTCCTTCCTTGCCGCTGGTCTCGCCGTGGCCGTGGGCCGACGGGGCCGCCTTCATCCACAGCCGCGCCATCCACGGCGTCACGACGAAGGCGATCGCCAGCGAGAGCATCATCCCCATGCTCGCGTTGATCGGGATGGGGCTCATGTAGGGCCCCATCAGCCCGGTGACGAAGGCCATCGGCAGGAGGGCCGCGATGACGGTGAGGGTGGCCAGGATGGTGGGGCCGCCCACTTCGTCGACCGCCGCGGGGATGATCTCGGCCAGCGACCGGCCCGGGTGCAGAGCCTGGTGCCGGTGGATGTTCTCCACCACCACGATGGCATCGTCCACCAGGATGCCGATCGAGAAGATGAGCGCGAAGAGCGACACGCGGTTGAGCGTGAAGCCCCATGCCCAGCTCGCGAAGAGCGTGACCGTGAGGGTGAGGATGACCGCGGCGCCCACGATGGCCGCCTCGCGCTTGCCCAGCGCGAGGAACACGAGCGCGACCACCGAGGCGGTGGCGAACAGCAGTTTGTGGATGAGCTGGTTCGCCTTCTCGTCGGCGGTGAGGCCGTAGTTGCGGGTCGTGGCCACCTCCACGCCCTGCGGGATCACCGTGTTGCGCAGCGCCTCCACACGGGCGATCACCGCCTCGGCGACGTCGATCGCGTTCTCGCCGGGCTTCTTCGTGATGGCGAGGGTCACGGCGGGGTCCTCGCGCGGGGTCTCGCCGGCTTGGCCGTGCCACACGTAGCGTTGCGGCGGCAGCGGCCCGTCACGCACGTCGGCCACCTCCTGCAGGAACACCGGCCGGCCGGCGCGCACGCCGACCACGAGCTGGCCCACGTCGTGCGCGTCGCGCAGGAAGGGCCCGGCCTCGATCGCCACCGCCTGGTTGCCGGCCAGGAGCTCGCCCACGGGGGCGGCCAGGTGGGCCGATTGGAGGGCCTGGCGGACGTCCGAGACGGTGACGCCGGCCCCGGCCAGCCGGGCCGGGTCGACCTCGATCAGGACGGCGCGCCCCGGCCCGCCGATCGTCACCACCTCGCGCGTGCCCGGCACGCGCTTCAGATCGGCCTCCAGGCTGTGAGCCACGCGCTCCAGGTCGTAGGCCCCGAGGCTCGCGTCGCGGGCATAGAGGGTGAGGCTGATGATGGGCACGTCGTCGATGCCCTTGGGCTTGACCAAGGGCTCGCCCACGCCCAGGCCGCGCGGCAGCCAGTCGGCGTTCGCGCGCAGGGTGTCGTGCAGGCGCACCAGGGCTTCGGTGCGCGGCACGCCCACCTTGAACTGCACGGTCAGCACCGCGAGCCCGGGGCGCGAGACGGACATGACGTGCTCGACACCGGCCATTTGCGAGAGCACCTGCTCGGCCGGGGTCGCCACCATTTGCTCGACGTCCTTGACCGAGGCGCCGGGGAAGGGCACCAACACGTTGGCCATCGTCACGTCGATCTGCGGCTCTTCCTCGCGCGGCGTGACCATCACCGCGAAGAGGCCGAGCAACAGCGCGACGAGCGCCAGCAGCGGCGTGATCTGCGCCGACTGGAAGAACCGCGCGATGCGGCCGGAGATGCCGAGGGGGCTGTGCATCGGTGACCTCCGTCCTCAGCGCACGCGCGAGGCGGCCTGGGCGTCGAGCACCACGCGCTCGCCTGCGGAGACGCCGCTGAGCACTTCGACCTGATCGCCGATGCGTCGGCCCAGGCGCACCTGACGCAGCAGCGGCCGGCCTTCCGGCGACAGCACGTACACGCCGGTCAGCTCAGCCCGGCGCACCACGGCTTGGGCCGGCACCAACAGGGCCGCGGCGCTCCGGTCGCCCTGCGCACCGAGCGGCAGCCACACGCGAGCGAACGAGCCGGGCCGCACCGCCAGGCCGGCCGGCAGGGTGAGGCGCAGCTCCTGTGTGTGGGTGGACGGATCGACGGCCGGCAGGAGCTCCGCGGCGACGGGCGCCACGCGCTCGGCCGGCAAGCCGGGGATCTCGATGGAGGCGGTGGTGTCCGCACTCCAGCGCGACGCCACCCCTTGCGGCAGCGGCACGCTCACCCGCATGCGGGCTGGGTCGTACAAGGTCACCAGCGGGCGCCCGGGCATCGCCATGTCGCCCAGCACCACCGGCACCTCGGCGATCACACCCGCGTAGGGAGCCTTGACCACGTAGTAGCCGGACTGCGTGGTGGCCGCCTGCGCGCTCGCCATCATGGCCGCGGCCTGGGCTTGGGCCGCCTTGTACTGGGCCTCGGCGCGCTCGAGGGCGGCTTGGCTGATGTAGCGCTTCTCGAACAGTTGCTTCTGCCGCTCGTACTCGCGCGTGGCCGCCTCCTGCGCGGCGCGCGCGGCCTGCACCTGGGCCGCACTGGCGGCGGCCGCCTGCTGCGCTTCACGGGCGTCGAGCCGCACCAACACCTGACCCGCCTCGACCGCGTCGCCGGGCTTGACGCGCAGGTCGACGACCGCGCCGGGGACCTGGGCGGCGAGCACCGTCTGGCGCACGGCCTGGACCGTCCCTTCATAGGCGGCTCGGGTGCCGTCGCGCGCGGCGGCGACGACGGCCGTGGCCAGCGCGCTCGAGGGCCGCGCCTCGCCGGCGGCGCCGTCGCGGGCCGCAGAGGTGGACGAGGGGGGCTGCGCCGCCGCAACGCCGGCGGTGGCCATCGCGACGAGCACCGGGCTGAAGAACCGGAAGGCGACCGAGGACATTCTGGCTCCCATGACGATCGAGAATTCGGGTGTATTATTTGAGCACTTAGCTAAATAGTCAAGTGATGACCACTCGCGCGCCTCGACGTGCCGATCTGAGGCAATATGCGGGCCTGATCTCGCGTCTCACCATGCAAGACCTACCCCCCGAGGCCCTCGAACAGGTTGCCGCCTACTTCCAGGCGCTGGCGGAGCCCACGCGGCTGCAGATCCTCAATCTGCTGCGCCAAGGCGAGTACAACGTGGGTGAACTGGCGCAGGCGTGCGAATGCACTTCGGCCAACGTGTCGCGCCACCTGGCCTTGTTGATGCAACACGGGCTCGTGCGCCGCGAGAGCCGGGGCACCGCGGTCTACTACCGGGTGGCGGACGAATCCGTCTATGCGTTGTGCGACCTCGTGTGCGGCAGCATCGCCCGCCGGCTGGATGACGTGGTGCACGGGCGCACGCTGTTCGGCGCCGCGGCGGCGTCCGTGGCGCAGGCCAGCGCGCCCGCCCCGGCCGAGGCCAGCGCTCGCCGCCCTCGCGGACGGCGGGTGAAGTCCGTCTGAGGCTCGGGCCCCGACGGAGGGCTGCGGCCCGGCGTCGCTCGGGTTCAGTGAGGCTGCGGACCAGCCCGGCCGCCGTCCAAGGGGCGGGAGTACGGCGCGTTGAACAAGTCGTCCATCGGGCGGAAGCCGCTGTGCATGCAGCTTTGCATCGCAAGGAAAGCTGCGAGGAGCGGGTCGCCTCCATTGCGGTCGGCCGCCGAGGCCACGCGATTGAGCATGTCCTGCCCGGCGTGGACCCATGCGTCGAGCGTCTCCTGCCAGCATCGGAGCGAACCCGCAGCGTCGAAGCGCAGCAACTCGGCCTGCGCCGCCCACATCTGCGTCACATCTTCGGCGGCAGCCAGCCGCGCCAGCACCGCCTCATGGTGCTGCCGCAGCATGTGCGCGTAGTTGAGTTCGATGGTCCCCATCGCCTCGGCGCCGTGCAACATCGCGAGCATGACCTGCAGGGGCCACTCCATCTGTCGCCGAGTGATGTCGGCCCACGGATCGGGGCTCGTGTGCGGGGTGGCCTCCGGGGGGGTGGCCGTGGTGGCCGTGGTGGCCGTGGTGGCCGTGGTGGCCGTGGTGGCTGTTGTGGCCGTGGTGGCTGTTGTGGCCGTGGTGGTGTGAGGGTGGGTGGAAGGGCCGTCGGGCGACACCTGCGGCTGCGCCGAGGCGAGGGATTCGGAGGAGGTACTGCCAATGATTGCCGGGCGAGAGGCCATGCGGGTCTCCTGGCCTTGCGGGTGCAAGGCATGAGATAGGACACAGAAAGGACATGCGGCCTCACGGGAGGCCGCGGCGCGGTGGTCACTCGATGGTGACCTTGTGGGCGGCGCCCGATTGCTGCTTGGGCAGCCGCAGTTCGAGAACACCGTCTTGGTAGCGCGCAGTCGCCTTGTCGCGATCGATCTCGCAGCCCAGCGTGAAGCTGCGGCTGACGAAGCCTTCATAACGCTCGGCGCGCAGCACCCGGGTGCCTTCCTTCTTCTCGTCGGACTTCTTCACTTCGGCGCTGATCGACACCTGCGCGCCCTCGATGCGCACGTCGATGTCTTCCTTCTTCACCCCGGGCATCTCTGCCTTCACGGTGTAGGCGGCGTCGTCCTCGTGGACGTCCAGCTTGATCTGCGGCACGCCCTGAGGGCCATCCCACCGCAGGGGCCGCAACAAGCTGCGCCACAGCTCCTCGGTGTTCTCCAAAGACAGCACATCGGGCAGACGGATCTGGTTCATGACGAATTCCCCTGTCGAAAAGGTCTGAAGAGTCGCGAAGAGGCCGCTCCGACGTTCGTTACTTCTTCCTGAGAAGGGGCGACCATGGGTCGAGTCTGGCCCACTGAGGCGGGCTCTGCTTGAGTCTCGTCAAACTCCGGGCTGGCTCGAGCAGGAGGTGATTCCCTCGGTCGAGCGCATCGTGCAGCAATGCCGGCTGCTGATGCAGCCGCGGCTGGCGGTGGCGGCATGAAGGACGTGATCCTCGATCCCGAGCTGTGGGAGTCGCTGGAGGCCGGCACTGCTGCTTTGCTCGATCAGTGGTTCGTGGCCGAGGGCGACCACGTGCACCGCGGACAGGCGCTCGCTCGGGCCGTGCTGGTCAAGAGTTCCTTGGAGGTGATCGCGCCCGCCCTGGCCCGCGAAGGCCCTGCGGGGTGGGGCGGGCAGGTGCTGCTGCGCGCGACGGGAGGCACGGCCGTGCTGGTGGGCCCGTGGATGCTCACTGCGAGTGTGGCCTTGCCGGCCCGGCATCGCCTGCTCGGCATCGGACTCCTCGAACCCCACCGCCGGCTCGGCCTCGCCCTCGTGCGGTGGCTGCGCCGGCATCGCGTCGAGGCCCGGGTGCACCCGGTGGGCCGTGCGGCCCCGCAGGGCGTCGAGTGGGCCTGCTTTGCCGGGGTTGCGCCGTGGGAGGTCTGCGTGCGGGGACGCAAGATCGCCGCCTTGGCGCAGGCGCGGGGAGCGCACGCCGCCGTCTCGAGCGCAGGCGTGCTCCTGCAGCCGGTGCCTTGGGCCCTGCTGTGCGAGGCGCTGCGCCAGCCCGAAGCGCGGGCCCGTGCCCTGGACGAGGGCGTCGCGAGCTGCGCCGAGGCCGGCGCGGCCGACCTCGATGCCGATCGATGGGCCAGAGAACTGCACGCCGTCTTGCAGGGCTGGGTCCAGGCCTCGAGCCACGGGGGCGGCACCGACCGCGGCCCGGGCGAGCGCCGCCCTCTGTGATCCAGATCAAGGGTCGGCCCCCCAGCGGGCGGATAGTGGGTATAAGGTCCTCATGGCTGCCGCTGCCGTGCAATGCGCGGCAGCCGGGGCGATGCATTGGCATGCATCAACAGAGGGTGGGCTTGGCCGGGGGCAGTCATGAGAAGGCCGATCGCTTTGCACTGGCAGGTGGCAGCCATCCCGGCGGCGCTGGCGGTCCTGTTGGTCCTCAGTGTGCTCGGGTTGAGCCAATGGCTGCTCAACGGGTACCTGGAGGATCGGGCGGCCACCCGCATGCGGCAAGCCGGCGCAGCCTTTGCCTTCCGCCTCGCCAAGGCCATCGAACAGCGCGAAGACCATCTGCGCATGATCGCCCGCGTGGAAGGGCAGGGCGCCCTGGACCCGGCCCTGCTGACGCCCGTGCTGCAATGGGCCCAACAGCATCTCGAAG
Encoded proteins:
- a CDS encoding thymidine phosphorylase family protein, giving the protein MRARRAHIDTYQQAVVYMRSDCDVCRAEGFEAQAQVEVINGQHRVLAILHRVDSDWLHHDEIALSDAAWKVLKVHEGVPLRVRHPQMLESLRHLRAKVYGARLDYGAFHALMQDIAAQRLTDLHLAAFVTACAGGRLDMDETIALTRAMIDVGERLQWPTAPVMDKHCVGGLPGNRTTLLVVPIVAACGVLMPKTSSRAITSPAGTADTMETLAPVTLDVTAMRRVVEREGACIVWGGAVQLSPADDVLIRVERPLDLDSDAQLVASVLSKKAAVGSQKVLVDVPVGPTAKVRSAEAAQSLAHALVTVGAAIGLEVEPLLTDGSQPVGRGIGPALEAMDVLAVLERRHDAPQDLRERALLLAGAVLEMAGKAAPGEGFLLAQRTLDEGRALAKFVSLCDAQGGMRVPPVAPYFAPVTAARPGVVTQIDNRRIARAAKLAGAPRDPAAGATLHVRLGDPVERGQPLFTLHADTPGELRYALDYVHQQPSIVAVKEHT
- a CDS encoding chaperone modulator CbpM; the protein is MNQSIDEPHAYRAEAHYQVTIERLCLACGTDEQTIEVLVHEGVLDVAGNRPQDWRFDAAALARARRAVRLMRELHVNAAGVALALDLMDEIARLRAQLRSLRP
- a CDS encoding DnaJ C-terminal domain-containing protein, with protein sequence MDFKDYYRILGVDRGADEEDIKRAYRKLARKYHPDVSKEADAEARFKEVAEAYEVLKDPQKRAAYDEVFRRWERGESFHVPPGTDGGYEFRGEGVDLGEDFDPSEFFEAIFGRATRRRGAHFRRSGGGVRGEDHHARVLIDLEDAYRGGVHTITLRMPVLDEHGGVQMRERRLEVALPRGVREGQHLRLAGQGGPGYDGGPAGDLYLEVAFRPHPVFRVDGRDVYFDLPLAPWEAALGAQVDVPTPEGPVKLSVPAGSHGGRKLRLKGKGLPGEPAGDLYAVVSIVQPQPLNEQARQAYRALEAAFPGFDPRAALRGI
- a CDS encoding TolC family outer membrane protein produces the protein MPSKRALTVMAWAALAAGPSWGLDLMESWRAASAHDAQTAAARAARDAGAARAQQAKALWRPQVVLEGGAGAATNESATRGARFATPAFGSSTDVGFDTSVTGGTATRYALMLRQPLYDRERSAQARQLGLSAQAAEVEWQAARDALLIRTAERYFDVALAAARVRLLARQEEAVESARQEAEDRFRIGDRPVTDVHEATARAAALRAERAAAEAQLEVARAAFADLTGLRPALDEWALPAAADMSGLGTVDEWVSRAATEHPQVRLAIAQLQVAEEEARKTSAALSPTVDLVAQAKRDRLSGSGDFGDASHTAVDRAIGVQVRIPLYTGGWRSARHTESQALVERARAELERARQEAALQARGAWLDVTLGQSRLAALEAGLQAGRARLDATRVGLKAGDRTTLDLLNAENDAAAAELALLQARTQLWLRWLQLHAATGRLDEGALAQANARLAAAPKS
- a CDS encoding YgaP family membrane protein, whose amino-acid sequence is MTSWQLVRMFAGVFILLSLALGIPGSPLFVSPWWLAFTAFVGANLLQSAFTRWCLLETILRKLGVKPGC
- a CDS encoding efflux RND transporter permease subunit; translated protein: MHSPLGISGRIARFFQSAQITPLLALVALLLGLFAVMVTPREEEPQIDVTMANVLVPFPGASVKDVEQMVATPAEQVLSQMAGVEHVMSVSRPGLAVLTVQFKVGVPRTEALVRLHDTLRANADWLPRGLGVGEPLVKPKGIDDVPIISLTLYARDASLGAYDLERVAHSLEADLKRVPGTREVVTIGGPGRAVLIEVDPARLAGAGVTVSDVRQALQSAHLAAPVGELLAGNQAVAIEAGPFLRDAHDVGQLVVGVRAGRPVFLQEVADVRDGPLPPQRYVWHGQAGETPREDPAVTLAITKKPGENAIDVAEAVIARVEALRNTVIPQGVEVATTRNYGLTADEKANQLIHKLLFATASVVALVFLALGKREAAIVGAAVILTLTVTLFASWAWGFTLNRVSLFALIFSIGILVDDAIVVVENIHRHQALHPGRSLAEIIPAAVDEVGGPTILATLTVIAALLPMAFVTGLMGPYMSPIPINASMGMMLSLAIAFVVTPWMARLWMKAAPSAHGHGETSGKEGSGHGPSGRISRLFERVFAPLLDARRGGRNRALLGAAVAALIAVSLALPVLGWVVLKMLPFDNKSEFQVVVDMPAGTPVEKTAAVLRELGDYLVRQPEVAHYQAYAGTAAPINFNGLVRQYYLRAGGEVGDLQVNLVDKRHRKEQSHAIATRLRPALQEIGRRHGANVKVIEVPPGPPVLSPIVAEIYGPTAEGRRQVAQAVRKVFEETPGVVDVDDSGIAEARRLLLLVDRRKAALLGVPQAAIVATLRAGLAGEPAAYLHDESKYPAGAVIQLPAERHGDLDALLQLGVRGAAGQVVPVRELVTVSDTVREQPLYHKDGLPVHFVVGDMAGEVDSPLYGMFKMRERLQALQTPGGGRLVEYFIRQPDEAWRDYALKWDGEWQITYETFRDMGAAYAVGLILIYLLVVAQFGSYLTPLIIMAPIPLTIVGVMPGHALLGAQFTATSMIGMIALAGIIVRNSILLVDFIRLEVSQGVPLERAVVRSAATRAQPIVLTALAAMLGAFFILDDPIFNGLAVSLIFGIFVSTLLTLVVIPLLYYVAYRHRPQAAALSSTSR
- a CDS encoding efflux RND transporter periplasmic adaptor subunit, whose translation is MSSVAFRFFSPVLVAMATAGVAAAQPPSSTSAARDGAAGEARPSSALATAVVAAARDGTRAAYEGTVQAVRQTVLAAQVPGAVVDLRVKPGDAVEAGQVLVRLDAREAQQAAAASAAQVQAARAAQEAATREYERQKQLFEKRYISQAALERAEAQYKAAQAQAAAMMASAQAATTQSGYYVVKAPYAGVIAEVPVVLGDMAMPGRPLVTLYDPARMRVSVPLPQGVASRWSADTTASIEIPGLPAERVAPVAAELLPAVDPSTHTQELRLTLPAGLAVRPGSFARVWLPLGAQGDRSAAALLVPAQAVVRRAELTGVYVLSPEGRPLLRQVRLGRRIGDQVEVLSGVSAGERVVLDAQAASRVR
- a CDS encoding ArsR/SmtB family transcription factor; this translates as MQDLPPEALEQVAAYFQALAEPTRLQILNLLRQGEYNVGELAQACECTSANVSRHLALLMQHGLVRRESRGTAVYYRVADESVYALCDLVCGSIARRLDDVVHGRTLFGAAAASVAQASAPAPAEASARRPRGRRVKSV